One window of the Trueperaceae bacterium genome contains the following:
- a CDS encoding coproporphyrinogen III oxidase family protein, with translation MRGRRGTGRVIAERLLTARLRGLRDQQLRLEPYRPGDLPRPSHRGGYLLYAHVPFCHRLCPYCSFNRFPFQEDAATRYFRNLREEMRRVADRGYAFTSMYVGGGTPTVMPEELVETIQLAKELFDVEEVSTETNPNHLTDAILGQLEGHVDRLSVGVQSLDDELLRQMKRFDAYGSAEEILRGLELAAGRLTTLNVDMIFNLPSLSDDVLLRDVEALTATGADQVTYYPLMVSPAVEKPLEKALGRVDYGREERQYRLLSRRLSEAFEATSAWAFSRKTSRMIDEYIVDHDEYVGIGSGSFSYLDEELYANPFSLRAYNEAVEGGRLSVDAHMPLNRADRRRYRLMMDLFGLRLDKRSFRERTGVPVERALWSEYLFLKAAGAFSRDDDEVLELSETGRYLLVVMMREFFIGVNGIRDLARARLPEDERALFEEGMPCSGPVRVPQPAAGFD, from the coding sequence TACCGGCCCGGCGACCTGCCGCGCCCGTCGCACCGGGGCGGCTACCTTCTGTACGCGCACGTGCCGTTCTGTCACCGGCTGTGTCCCTACTGCTCGTTCAACCGCTTTCCGTTCCAGGAGGACGCCGCGACGCGCTACTTCCGGAACCTGCGCGAGGAGATGCGGCGGGTCGCCGACCGCGGCTACGCCTTCACGTCGATGTACGTCGGGGGCGGCACGCCGACGGTGATGCCGGAGGAGCTCGTCGAAACGATCCAGCTCGCCAAGGAGCTGTTCGACGTCGAGGAGGTCTCCACCGAGACGAACCCGAACCACCTGACGGACGCCATCCTCGGGCAGCTCGAGGGGCACGTCGACCGCTTGTCGGTCGGGGTGCAGAGCCTCGACGACGAACTGTTGCGGCAGATGAAACGCTTCGATGCGTACGGGTCCGCCGAGGAGATCCTGCGGGGGCTCGAACTCGCCGCGGGCCGCCTCACGACCCTGAACGTCGACATGATCTTCAACCTGCCGTCCCTCAGCGACGACGTGCTGCTGCGCGACGTCGAGGCGCTCACCGCGACCGGCGCGGATCAGGTCACGTACTACCCGTTGATGGTGTCGCCCGCGGTGGAGAAGCCGCTCGAGAAGGCGCTCGGGAGGGTCGATTACGGGCGCGAGGAACGCCAGTACCGATTGTTGTCCCGGCGCCTCTCGGAGGCGTTCGAAGCGACCTCGGCGTGGGCGTTTTCGCGCAAGACGTCGCGGATGATCGACGAGTACATCGTCGATCACGACGAGTACGTCGGGATCGGGTCCGGGTCGTTCAGCTACCTCGACGAGGAGCTGTACGCCAACCCGTTCAGCCTCCGGGCGTACAACGAGGCGGTGGAGGGCGGGCGGCTCAGCGTCGATGCGCACATGCCGCTGAACCGCGCCGACCGGCGGCGCTACCGCCTCATGATGGACCTGTTCGGCTTGCGGCTCGACAAGCGCAGCTTCCGCGAGCGGACCGGCGTGCCGGTCGAGCGGGCGCTCTGGTCGGAGTACCTGTTCCTCAAGGCCGCCGGAGCGTTTTCGCGGGACGACGACGAGGTGCTCGAGCTCTCGGAGACCGGACGCTACCTGTTGGTCGTGATGATGCGCGAGTTCTTCATCGGCGTCAACGGCATTCGCGATCTGGCGCGCGCGCGGCTGCCGGAGGACGAACGCGCCCTGTTCGAGGAGGGCATGCCGTGCAGCGGCCCCGTGCGGGTGCCGCAGCCGGCCGCCGGGTTCGACTGA
- a CDS encoding carbohydrate kinase family protein has protein sequence ITALALARLGRRVALLDDVGDDPHGAVIADALRRDGVATDLLRRDARGTAVTVVLPTNGDRAFVTHLPPDPAPLDLAAALARTRPRWLHVAGTAPALAFPDLVTLARDAGVQVAFDPGWHDDDLDAPEVRALAFACDALLPNRSEAARLAGLPDDDAAPAALAHLAAQRPDGVTVVKDGARGAWGVAPGTPDARHAAVPAVPVVDATGAGDVFDAAFLDAWIDGVPLEDALYAGAAAGAAAVGRIGGATGAPTARPTRERSEA, from the coding sequence ATCACCGCCCTCGCCCTCGCGCGGTTGGGGCGCCGCGTGGCGCTCCTCGACGACGTCGGCGACGACCCGCACGGCGCCGTGATCGCGGACGCCCTCCGGCGCGACGGCGTCGCGACCGACCTGCTCCGGCGCGACGCGCGCGGCACCGCCGTCACGGTCGTCCTGCCCACGAACGGCGACCGGGCGTTCGTCACGCACCTCCCCCCCGACCCCGCCCCCCTCGACCTCGCCGCGGCGCTCGCGCGGACGCGCCCCCGCTGGCTGCACGTCGCCGGCACCGCCCCCGCCCTCGCGTTCCCGGACCTCGTGACGCTCGCGCGCGATGCGGGCGTCCAGGTCGCCTTCGACCCCGGGTGGCACGACGACGACCTCGACGCGCCGGAGGTGCGCGCGCTCGCCTTCGCGTGCGACGCGCTGCTGCCCAACCGCAGCGAAGCGGCCCGCCTCGCCGGCCTGCCCGACGACGACGCGGCGCCCGCCGCCCTCGCGCACCTCGCGGCGCAACGCCCCGACGGCGTGACGGTCGTCAAGGACGGCGCGCGGGGCGCCTGGGGCGTCGCGCCGGGCACGCCCGACGCGCGGCACGCCGCCGTCCCCGCCGTCCCCGTCGTCGACGCGACCGGGGCGGGCGACGTGTTCGACGCGGCGTTCCTCGACGCCTGGATCGACGGCGTCCCCCTCGAGGACGCCCTGTACGCCGGCGCGGCGGCGGGCGCCGCGGCGGTGGGCCGGATCGGCGGCGCGACCGGCGCCCCGACGGCCCGCCCGACGCGCGAAAGGAGCGAAGCGTGA